The Flavobacterium johnsoniae UW101 genomic interval ATCAGTAAACCCGGAAATCCTTATTATTCAAATACAGATACAACAAAACTCAATGTAAGCAACGCCGAATGGAAAAAAGTCCTTCCCGAAGATGTGTATGCCGTAATGCGTGAGGCCGATACCGAAAGACCTTTTACCGGAAAATATTGGAATACTGATGAAAAAGGAACCTATTATTGTGCTTCATGCGGTAACTTGCTTTTTAGATCGACAGCTAAATTTTCCAGCAGCTGCGGATGGCCGAGTTTCTTTGAACAGGAAAACAAAAAAAGCATTGTTTTTAAAGACGATAATTCACTTGGAATGGAAAGAACAGAAGCGCTTTGCGGACGTTGCGGTGGACATTTAGGCCATATATTCGACGATGGTCCGGAACCAACCGGAAAACGTTACTGCATGAATTCGATTGCTCTTGATTTTGTTCCGGATACTAAATAATCTACAAATGAAAAATATATTTTTAATATGTCTTTTAGCATTTTCGCTGAATGGCATTTCGCAAAATAAAAAGGCGAATTTAGAAACCATTACACTAGGCGGAGGCTGTTACTGGTGCGTTGAAGCTGTTTATGAAAATCTGGACGGAGTAAAATCTGTTGTTTCAGGATTTTCAGGAGGAAAAACCGCAAATCCTTCTTACGAAGAAGTCTGCACTGGAACAACTGGTCATGCCGAAGTAGTTCAAATAACATACGACAAAAACATAACTGATATTAATGAAATCTTCAAAGTCTTTTTTACGGTTCACGATCCCACAACTTTAAATCGTCAGGGAGCTGATGTTGGAACACAATACCGTTCTGTTATTTTCTACAAAAATGACGAACAAAAAAAAGCTGCTGAAAGTATTATTGCTGAATTGAACAAAGCAAAAGTGTACAACAACCCAATTGTAACAAAAGTAGAGCCTTTTAAAGTTTTTTACAAAGCCGAAGATTACCATCAAAATTATTATGCAAACAATAAAAACCAGCCGTATTGCAAAATGGTAATTCAGCCCAAACTAGAAAAGTTTGAAAAAGTTTTTAAAGACAAACTCAAAAAGAAATAAAGAATATTAACCTATATTATAAAGACTGTCTTTTCGGAGACAGTCTCTTTTTTTTTAAGCTTCGGAGAAGCGAAATATTTATAGCAAAGAATAAATGTATACAACATAAAGCTCCGGAGGAGCGGCATATAATTAGATTATAAAAAACATGTCGCTCCTCCGGAGCTTTTTTATTTGCCTTATCGAAATTCTATAAATATTTTACCCCGCTGGGGCTTGCTAATAGAACAATTCTATAAATATTTCGATTATCCTAAAAAGATATCCTTTTGAGAGCGCCTATATCTTTAGCAAGCTTCGGAGAAGCGAAATATTTATAGCAAAGAATAAATGTATATAACATAAAGCTCCGGAGGAGCGGCATATAATTAGATTATAAAAAACATGTCGCTCCTCCAGAGCTTTTTTATTTGTCTTATGAAATTCTATAAATATTTTACCCCGCTGGGGTTTGCTGACAAGATAATTTTATAAACTCTTCGATTTAATCATTCTTTTTTTTGCTTACTAACCCCTTATAAATATCGGCTTCTCCTCTTAATTGAAAAATAATTTCACTTTTTTTATCTTTTTTGTCCAATCCTGAAAGTTCGATTGTTATTAAGGTATAAACAATTAAAAAATATACATTATGGAAACTAGACTTAATTTATTCGAACAAGGTCAAAAAGCAGTTAGTACATTATTTGGAATAAGCGGTTACTTAAAAAAAGCAACAATCGAATCATCTCTTATGGAATTAATCAATTTTAGAATCTCTCAAATCAACAACTGCGGTTATTGTTTAGACATGCATTCAAAAGAAGCTTTAGCCGCTGGAGAAACAACACAGCGTTTATTTGGATTAAGCGTTTGGAGAGAAGCCCCTTATTACACAAAAAGAGAAAGAGTTGCTCTTGCTTTGGCAGAAGCCGTGAATGCTTGTGATGTTCCAGACGAAATCTACGAAATCGCAAAAGCTGAATTTACAGAACAAGAATTAATCGATCTTACACTTGCTGTTGCTGCAATTAATGCTTGGAATCGCCTAAACATTACCTTTGTTAATACACCAGGAACTTACAGAGTGGGACAATTCGGGTAAACCTTAATTGATTTTTATTTTCTAAAAACAATTAACTTTATACGACTTAAAACAGATTATTCAATTATAAAACATAAAAAAATGAATGAGTTTTTATTGATTTTCAGAAGAGATTTTAAAACAAAAGAAACACAGCCGTCTCCAGAAGAATTGCAGCAGCATTTACAGCAATGGCAAAACTGGTTTGGAAGTCTTGCTGCTCAAGATAAATTAGCAAGACCTTTACAACGCTGGGACGGACAAGGAAAACTTGTAAATTCAAATAAAGGAATTACCGACGGGCCTTTTGTTGAAATCAAAGAATCGATTGGAGGTTTAATAATCATAAAAGCTAAAGATTATGATGAAGCTACAGAAATTGCGCAGGGATGCCCGGTGTTGAATTTTGGCGGAAATGTCGAAATTAGAATGGCGGTTTAGATCTTGAACTAACTTATATAAAAATGCCTTTGTATCTTTACTTAGGCATTTTTCCTTAAAATATGGAGCACAAAGAACTTATTCCCAATTTATTCAGAACCGAATATCAAAAAATAGTTTCAGTTCTCTGCAGCTTATTCGGAATTCAGCATATAGAAATTGCAGAAGATATTGTAAGCGACACTTTTTTGACTGCTTCAGAAACCTGGGCCATCAAAGGAATTCCAGAAAATCCAAGTGCGTGGTTGTATACTGTTGCCAAAAATAAAACCAAAAACTATCTGAAAAGAAATAACCTTTTTGAGACCAAAATAGTTACCGAAATAAAACACAATACTCCATTAAACAATCCCCAAATCGACATTGATTTATCTGATCAAAATATTGCCGATAGTCAGCTCGCGATGATATTTACGGTTTCTAATCCGTGTAATTCTGAAGAAGCTCAAATTGCTCTTGCTTTAAATTTACTGTGTGGTTTTGGAGTTGGTGAAATCTCTGATGCTTTTTTATCTAATAAAGAAGTTATTTACAAAAGGATAAATCGCGCCAAAGAAAAACTGAAGGAAGAAAATATAAAAATTCAACATCCGAATAGCTCTGAAATAAAAGACAGAATCCAAACAGTTCTCAAAACGATTTATCTGCTTTATTCCGAAGGCTACTACTCTATTTCGCAAAATACCACTTTACGAAAGGACCTTTGTACCGAAGCCATGCGTTTGACTTATTTATTGATTGAGAACGAAAGCACCAATCTGCCTCAGACTAACGCTTTAATGGCGCTGATGTGTTTTCATTCTTCAAGATTTGATGCCCGAACTGGTTTAAAGGGTGAAATTATTTTATACGAAGATCAGGATCAATCGCTTTGGAATCAGGAATTAATAAACAAAGGAACTTATTTTCTGAGTCAGTCCTCAACTGGAAATTCACTTTCAAAATACCACTTAGAAGCCGGAATTGCGTATTGGCATACTATTAAAAAAGAAACCATAGAGAAATGGGAAAATATTCTGGAACTCTACAACAATCTAATTATTTTAGAATATTCGCCAATTGCAGCATTAAACAGAACTTATGCTTTATCTAAAGTTAAAGGTAAAGAAGAAGCCATTAAAGAAGCCGAAAAATTGAATTTAACAGACAATCATTTTTATTATTCTTTACTCGGAAATCTCTATTCTGAAGTTGATCCAAATAAAGCATTACCACATTTTGAAACCGCATTTGGTTTAGCCAAAACGGCATCCGACAAAAACATTATCAGCAAAAACATTGAGCAATTGAAAACAAATTAGCTTTTTTGTTGAACGAAATATTTATAAAATTTATTTTATCTGCAAAACCCCAGCGGGGTAAAATATTTATAGAATTTCAATAAGACAAATAAAAAAAGCTCTGGAGGAGCGACATATTTTTTATTCAACTTAAATATATATCGCTCCTCCGGAGCTTTATGTTGTAAACATTTATTCTTTGCTATAAATATTTCGCTCCTCCGGAGCTTATAAATAAAGCTGTCCTTTTGAGACAGCTTTATTTTCTTATTTTAATTTTTGCATACTATTGTTTAGCTACTTTCTTAAATCGCATCACTGGAATATCACCCTGAATTAAATTTAGTTTTCCATCTTTATCAATAGAATAACTTGTAATTTGTCTAATTTGTTTTAAGAATACCTGTTCTCCTCCACCTTCACAAAACATCATTGTAGTTGGTCCTTCTTCTCCAAAAGTCAAAGACTTTCCT includes:
- the msrB gene encoding peptide-methionine (R)-S-oxide reductase MsrB, translated to MKSKNLIFSLCFLIPLFVFQACGQNTKKQPAKTAVMENKISKPGNPYYSNTDTTKLNVSNAEWKKVLPEDVYAVMREADTERPFTGKYWNTDEKGTYYCASCGNLLFRSTAKFSSSCGWPSFFEQENKKSIVFKDDNSLGMERTEALCGRCGGHLGHIFDDGPEPTGKRYCMNSIALDFVPDTK
- a CDS encoding RNA polymerase sigma factor, with product MEHKELIPNLFRTEYQKIVSVLCSLFGIQHIEIAEDIVSDTFLTASETWAIKGIPENPSAWLYTVAKNKTKNYLKRNNLFETKIVTEIKHNTPLNNPQIDIDLSDQNIADSQLAMIFTVSNPCNSEEAQIALALNLLCGFGVGEISDAFLSNKEVIYKRINRAKEKLKEENIKIQHPNSSEIKDRIQTVLKTIYLLYSEGYYSISQNTTLRKDLCTEAMRLTYLLIENESTNLPQTNALMALMCFHSSRFDARTGLKGEIILYEDQDQSLWNQELINKGTYFLSQSSTGNSLSKYHLEAGIAYWHTIKKETIEKWENILELYNNLIILEYSPIAALNRTYALSKVKGKEEAIKEAEKLNLTDNHFYYSLLGNLYSEVDPNKALPHFETAFGLAKTASDKNIISKNIEQLKTN
- a CDS encoding carboxymuconolactone decarboxylase family protein; translation: METRLNLFEQGQKAVSTLFGISGYLKKATIESSLMELINFRISQINNCGYCLDMHSKEALAAGETTQRLFGLSVWREAPYYTKRERVALALAEAVNACDVPDEIYEIAKAEFTEQELIDLTLAVAAINAWNRLNITFVNTPGTYRVGQFG
- the msrA gene encoding peptide-methionine (S)-S-oxide reductase MsrA, which translates into the protein MKNIFLICLLAFSLNGISQNKKANLETITLGGGCYWCVEAVYENLDGVKSVVSGFSGGKTANPSYEEVCTGTTGHAEVVQITYDKNITDINEIFKVFFTVHDPTTLNRQGADVGTQYRSVIFYKNDEQKKAAESIIAELNKAKVYNNPIVTKVEPFKVFYKAEDYHQNYYANNKNQPYCKMVIQPKLEKFEKVFKDKLKKK
- a CDS encoding YciI family protein — encoded protein: MNEFLLIFRRDFKTKETQPSPEELQQHLQQWQNWFGSLAAQDKLARPLQRWDGQGKLVNSNKGITDGPFVEIKESIGGLIIIKAKDYDEATEIAQGCPVLNFGGNVEIRMAV